CTGCAGAATCCATCCCTGGTCCAACCACTGACCTGATGGCCGAATACGCCAAAAAATACAATATGGTGATCATCGTTCCCATTTACGAAAGGGAACAGGCTGGTGTGTTGTACAATACGGCAGCGGTGATCGATGCAGACGGCACTTTATTAGGAAAATATCGTAAGAATCATATTCCCCACACTTCAGGGTTTTATGAAAAATTCTTTTTCAAACCCGGCAACCTGGGCTATCCTGTTTTTAAAACCAGGTATGCTACTATTGGTGTTTATATCTGTTATGACCGCCATTTTCCAGACGGCGCCAGGATCCTGGGGTTGAACGGGGCAGAGATCGTTTACAATCCGTCGGCGACTACCACAGGATTATCGCAATACCTCTGGGAACTGGAACAACCTGCCCATGCTGCGGCAAACGGCTACTTCATGGGATGCATCAACCGGGTGGGAACCGAAGCCCCCTGGAACGTAGGTAAATTTTACGGCAGTTCTTATTTTGTAGATCCCCGCGGGCAGATCTTCGCCAGGGCTTCTGAAGACCAGGATGAATTGCTGGTGGCTGAATTCGACCTGGAGATGATTGATGAAGTGAGGAACATCTGGCAATTTTTCAGAGACCGCAGACCGGAAACCTATTCCAGATTAACAGACTTGTAATTTACATTAATAACCATGGCTGAATACACTCAACCTGTCACGCTCGAAGACGTTGACCGTAATTTTGAACAGATCAAACCCTTAATGAACCAGACAGAAGCCTTTTACGAAAGCGGGCGCTGCCTGTTTTGTTATGATGCTCCCTGCGTTAAAGCGTGCCCCACGGGCATCGATATTCCTCTTTTCATCAAACAGATTAACACCCACAATCTCAATGGATCTGCCAAAACTATTTACAGCGCTAATTACTTTGGAAATACATGTGGAAAAGTTTGCCCCACAGAAGTGTTATGCGAAGGGGCTTGTGTATTCAACGAGCAAAATGTAAAACCCATTGAGATCGGGCGTTTGCAGTCCTACGCTACCACACAGGCTATAAAAAAGGCCATGCCGCTCCATAAAAAGAACAGCCCTAATCATAAAAAGATAGCCATCATCGGTGCCGGGCCGGCAGGCATTTCCTGTGCTTGTGAATTGAGGTCACTGGGTTATGCTGTAGATATCTTTGAAGCACAAAACCTTCCATCAGGTCTTATCGTCCATGGAGTGGCCCCCTACAAAATCAACAATAACGATGCACTGGAAGAGGTAGATTACCTGCAAAAACAATTTGGGTTTAAGATCAAATTTAATGCCCCAGTCACCACCAAAGAACAACTTTTAGTCCTGGAAACGGAATACGATGCCATTTTCCTGGGCATTGGCCTGGGGAAAACAGCCTCTCTCCTGATCGACGGAGAGGAACTCGAACATTGTATCGGGGCAACGGAATTCATACAACAGGTAAAATTATCCCCGCTAAAAACCCATGTTGGCAAAAAGGTGGTGGTCATCGGTGGCGGAAATACGGCCATGGATGCAGCCTCCGAATGTGCCCGCCTTGGCGCAGAAGAAGTTACCCTGGCCTACCGGCGCTCCAGGGAAGAAAAAGGAGCCTATGATTTTGAATACGACCTCGCCAAAGGTGTGGGGGTGAAGGGCCTTTTTAACGTTTCTCCGGTGGCCATACTGGGAGAGGGCAAAGTGGAGAAGGTACGCTTTGTGAGAACCAAAGTTGAGAATGGAAGGGTAATCACGCTTCCTGACAGTGAATTTGAAATCGAATGCGATATGACCATTCGTGCCACAGGGCAATCCAAAATGATTGAATTACTGGAACGGATCGAAGGCCTGGAACTCGATCGAAAAGGCAATATCATTACCCACCCGGAAACATTTCAAACAGGTCACCCAAAATACTTTGCGGCAGGGGACGCCGTCAACGGTGGCGCGGAGGTCGTGAATGCAGCAGCGGAAGGGAAAAAAGCCGCACAAGGCATCCACAAACTACTTTCCTGAAAGGAAATCAATTTTTTATGTTGAGAATTAATTTGTATATTGTTTTTTTAAATTAGCCAAGCCCGGTAAATAATTTAACTTTCAATTGATTTTCATTTACACGAAAATTAATTGTTACTCTTTTCAATAAAACACGTCTACATTTACAAATATACTTTTGGCTATTTACATTCCTTTGAGCCGGACCTCATGGTCCTTTAATCCTTATTTTGTTTTACTCTAAACCTATTTTTTGAACATGAAAAAATTATACTTTTTAGCGATTTTCCTGCTGGCCATTAACATTTCTTCCCAGGCACAGGATAAATGGGAAGCTGGCATTTTCCTGGGAGGGTCTTCTTATTTCGGTGACCTGGTCCATTCCGATTTTTTCCCGTATCTTGATCAAACCCGTTTCGCCTACGGGGCCAATGTACGTTATTCCTTCCTGCCTGTTTTTTCGGCTCAATTGAATTTTCTGCATTCAGGACTCAAGGGAGATGATGCCATCCGTGCCGACAAAGGATATGAGGTGCCCAACAGAAATATAAGTTTCACTTCCGGGGTCAACCAGATTGGATTATTATTTAGATATGAACCCCTCGCCAACAAGCGTTACGCCGACGGGGCATTTAAGCGATTGATCTCACCTTATATTACCGCTGGAGTAGCCTACGACTTCATGAAAGTGGAGGCCGATTATTCAAAAGCGGCAGGGGGTTATGTCGCGTTGGGCCAGCAGGATCAGACGGCTCTTAATGATAAAAATTCCCATTTAAATTTACCCATTGGCGGCGGTATTCGCTTTGATCTGAATGAAAAAGTGGGCCTTGATCTTGGATTTACCGTAAACAGGGCCTCTTCGGATTTGCTGGACGGGGTCAGCCTCAGCGGCAACCCGGACAACAATGACTGGTACCTGGCAGGAGGTTTAACCCTTGCCATGAAACTGAGCGGCAAAAAAGATACGGATAAAGATGGGATTGCCGATAAAGATGATGCCTGTCCGGATATGGCTGGAACCGCTGGTACTAAAGGTTGTCCGGATACTGACGGAGACGGAGTCGCCGATAAAGACGACAACTGTCCATTGGAAAAAGGTATCCTATTTGGTTGCCCGGATTCCGATAATGACGGCATATCCGATAAAGATGAAGGATTGATGGGGACTGACCCTAAAAATCCGGATACGGATAGCGATGGGATCATGGACGGAAAGGAAAACCTCAACGGGAATGCAACGGTTGATGCAGGAGAAAGCAATCCCCTTGATGCCTGTGACCCCGATAAAAATAATGCAAACTGTGACTTAGATGGCGACGGTTTAATCAATGCTATCGATCAATGTCCTACGGTCTTTGGAGAAAAATTATTAGAAGGCTGTCCGGATGCGGATGGTGATGGCATTCCTGATAAAGATGATAAATGTCCTAACGAAGTAGGACCGAAAAGCAACAATGGCTGTTCGGAATTACAGGATAATGAAAAAGAAGTGTTGACGGTTGCCATAAAAAATATCCAGTTTGAAACGGCTCAGGCAGTGCTGAAACAGGTTTCTATTCCTGTCCTCAAACAAATTGCGGATATCATGAAAAAATATCCTTATTACTCTCTTAAGATCAGCGGCCATACGGATAACGTGGGAGATCCCAACAAAAACCAAAATCTTTCTGAACTCCGGGCCGAGGCCTGCATGATCTGGTTAAATGCCAATGGAATTGCAAAGTCAAGGATGGAAAGCAAAGGGTACGGGGAAAGCAAACCCATCGCGACCAATAACACGGAAGAAGGCAGAGCTCAAAACAGAAGAGTTGAATTTGATTTGATTATAAAATGATCTTGAAAGCTTTTGCTTTTTAAAAACAAAAGTTGCCCCGAATTCAGTGTCAAATACCTGGATTCGGGGTTTTTTATTTCATAATTTTTGTATTTTGACCTCCAAAACCAAAAACCCAAAAAGCCAGCAGTTCAGGTCTGCCGTTTTTTTTTATCTTTAAATCCTTTGAACACTCCCGACCTGCGGCATGATGTCACTGCGCTCCATTTGAACAATTTGAACAATTTGAACAATCTATACCCCAAAACCAACACTCTTACATTCTTACAAAAAAAATAAACCATGCCAAACCTAACCGCCAACCTCGCAGGAATAAAATCGCCCAATCCTTTTTGGCTGGCCTCGGCCCCACCCACCAATTCCGGTTACCAGATCATGAAAGCCTTTGAAGCCGGCTGGGGAGGAGCTGTCTGGAAAACGTTGGGGATTCCAGTGATCAATGTATCCAGCCGTTACGGAGCGGTCAATTATCGCGACAAACGAATGATGGGATTTAACAATATAGAACTCATCTCCGACAGACCGTTGAGTGATAACCTACGGGAGATGGAAGAAGTCAAAAAGTACTTTCCCAACCATGCAGTTATCGCTTCTTTGATGGTTCAATCGAAAGCGGAATGGCACCAGATCGTCCAGGATGTACAAAATGCGGGGGCGGATGGCATTGAACTCAACTTCGGCTGTCCGCATGGGATGTGTGAGCGGGGCATGGGCTCCGCCGTTGGCCAGGAACCGGAAGTCATCAAAACGCTGGTAGGCTGGGTGATGGAAGTAGCTAAAGTCCCTGTCATCGTAAAACTTACGCCCAATATTACGGATGTTACGCAACCAGCGATGGCTTCCCAGATCGGGGGCGCTGATGCTATCTCTCTTATCAATACCATCCAAAGCCTGGTAGGCGTGGATCTCGACCATTTTGCCCCCTACCCCATTGTGGACGGGAAAAGTACCAATGGCGGTTATTGTGGCCCGGCGGTAAAACCTATTGCCCTGAATATGGTCAAAAACTGCGCCGTCCACCCTGAATTCAAGCTCCCCATTTCCGGCATTGGCGGAATTGAAACCTGGCGTGACGCCGTAGAACACATCATGCTGGGAGCTTCCAATGTACAGGTCTGTACAGCGGTGATGCACTATGGTTTTGGCATCGTCCGCGAAATGATCAGCGGGCTGGAAGAATACATGATCGAAAAGGGATTTGAAACCATTGACGAAATGGTTGGAAAGGCCCTGCCCAACGTTATGGACTGGGAACACCTCAATATGAAATACGAAGTCAAAGCAAAAATTGACTCCACCAAATGCATCGGCTGCGACTTATGTTACATTGCCTGTGAAGACGGTGCCCACCAGGCCATCCGTATTCCGGAACATTCCACCAACCGCATCCCGGAGATCATCGATGAAAATTGCGTGGGATGTAATTTATGCTCACTGGTCTGCCCGGTGGAACAATGCATCACCATGGTCAGAACGGATGATGGCACCGAACATGAAACCTGGAAAGATTATACCTTGAATGGCAAAGCCCCGGAAAGTTTTGACGATGAACGGGCAGGTGGCCGGGGCCATCATATTCCGGCTCCTGCCGATGCGTTAAGGAAAAAGTGACATGGATGATTTAAGCCAATAAGCATGAAAGAAGATGTTCTGGACGAACCTTATGAGGAAAAAGATTTTAAATATGCAAAACGATCCTTTCGGTTATTCCTTTGGACTTTAGGAATTTTTGGCCTGCTCTTCCTCTTTACATTATTCCCATTATCATGGATTGGCCGATTACCGGAATTGGGTCGGGATCTTTTGTTTGGCTTTCCTGTTTTTATCATGCTGATCACCAGTGCAGGAGGGTTTAAGCAGGCGATAGTAAGCCTGAGTAAAAAGGAACCGTGGCAATACCAAAAAATCGTTGGCCTGATCGGTAACGCTATTTTCATCCTGTTATTTATCCTTATGATCCTCTCCAATGTATTGGAAGTGCTGGCAGTCATGTCCTAAGATGTGTTGTTTTAAAAATGAATGCCCGAAACCTCCAATAGATTTTTTATATTTGAACGCTATGATTTCCGCTTCTTATAAAAAAAAGAATCAAAACAAATCAATATCACCCAACATGAAAGAAGCTACTCAGTTCCTCGGCATCGTTCCGGTCTTACCGTCAGAAGATATTTCACGAGATGTTATCTGGTATAAAAAACATCTTGGTTTCGAATGTCTTTTCAACGATGGAATGTATGCCATCCTCAAAAGAGACCTCCTATTCATCCATCTTCAATGGCATTCCGGCACCAAAGAGGATC
This sequence is a window from Lewinellaceae bacterium. Protein-coding genes within it:
- the preA gene encoding NAD-dependent dihydropyrimidine dehydrogenase subunit PreA codes for the protein MPNLTANLAGIKSPNPFWLASAPPTNSGYQIMKAFEAGWGGAVWKTLGIPVINVSSRYGAVNYRDKRMMGFNNIELISDRPLSDNLREMEEVKKYFPNHAVIASLMVQSKAEWHQIVQDVQNAGADGIELNFGCPHGMCERGMGSAVGQEPEVIKTLVGWVMEVAKVPVIVKLTPNITDVTQPAMASQIGGADAISLINTIQSLVGVDLDHFAPYPIVDGKSTNGGYCGPAVKPIALNMVKNCAVHPEFKLPISGIGGIETWRDAVEHIMLGASNVQVCTAVMHYGFGIVREMISGLEEYMIEKGFETIDEMVGKALPNVMDWEHLNMKYEVKAKIDSTKCIGCDLCYIACEDGAHQAIRIPEHSTNRIPEIIDENCVGCNLCSLVCPVEQCITMVRTDDGTEHETWKDYTLNGKAPESFDDERAGGRGHHIPAPADALRKK
- a CDS encoding acyltransferase; translation: MARTIKSGLIQMSLPLTEGEGTIEEIKEAMLQKHLPYIEEAGKQGVQILCLQEIFNTPYFCPGQDPKWYASAESIPGPTTDLMAEYAKKYNMVIIVPIYEREQAGVLYNTAAVIDADGTLLGKYRKNHIPHTSGFYEKFFFKPGNLGYPVFKTRYATIGVYICYDRHFPDGARILGLNGAEIVYNPSATTTGLSQYLWELEQPAHAAANGYFMGCINRVGTEAPWNVGKFYGSSYFVDPRGQIFARASEDQDELLVAEFDLEMIDEVRNIWQFFRDRRPETYSRLTDL
- a CDS encoding OmpA family protein, whose protein sequence is MKKLYFLAIFLLAINISSQAQDKWEAGIFLGGSSYFGDLVHSDFFPYLDQTRFAYGANVRYSFLPVFSAQLNFLHSGLKGDDAIRADKGYEVPNRNISFTSGVNQIGLLFRYEPLANKRYADGAFKRLISPYITAGVAYDFMKVEADYSKAAGGYVALGQQDQTALNDKNSHLNLPIGGGIRFDLNEKVGLDLGFTVNRASSDLLDGVSLSGNPDNNDWYLAGGLTLAMKLSGKKDTDKDGIADKDDACPDMAGTAGTKGCPDTDGDGVADKDDNCPLEKGILFGCPDSDNDGISDKDEGLMGTDPKNPDTDSDGIMDGKENLNGNATVDAGESNPLDACDPDKNNANCDLDGDGLINAIDQCPTVFGEKLLEGCPDADGDGIPDKDDKCPNEVGPKSNNGCSELQDNEKEVLTVAIKNIQFETAQAVLKQVSIPVLKQIADIMKKYPYYSLKISGHTDNVGDPNKNQNLSELRAEACMIWLNANGIAKSRMESKGYGESKPIATNNTEEGRAQNRRVEFDLIIK
- a CDS encoding FAD-dependent oxidoreductase produces the protein MAEYTQPVTLEDVDRNFEQIKPLMNQTEAFYESGRCLFCYDAPCVKACPTGIDIPLFIKQINTHNLNGSAKTIYSANYFGNTCGKVCPTEVLCEGACVFNEQNVKPIEIGRLQSYATTQAIKKAMPLHKKNSPNHKKIAIIGAGPAGISCACELRSLGYAVDIFEAQNLPSGLIVHGVAPYKINNNDALEEVDYLQKQFGFKIKFNAPVTTKEQLLVLETEYDAIFLGIGLGKTASLLIDGEELEHCIGATEFIQQVKLSPLKTHVGKKVVVIGGGNTAMDAASECARLGAEEVTLAYRRSREEKGAYDFEYDLAKGVGVKGLFNVSPVAILGEGKVEKVRFVRTKVENGRVITLPDSEFEIECDMTIRATGQSKMIELLERIEGLELDRKGNIITHPETFQTGHPKYFAAGDAVNGGAEVVNAAAEGKKAAQGIHKLLS